From Candidatus Manganitrophus morganii, the proteins below share one genomic window:
- a CDS encoding NAD(P)H-dependent oxidoreductase has product MPFATDPTQSFKIFGLAGSLRQGSFNRALLLAAVEVAPKGVEIRIFDGLGEIPPFNADVEAEGDPEPVVAMKSAIREADALLIATPEYNYGIPGVLKNAIDWASRPPDGSVLQGKPAAIMGATPGMTGTARAQLALRQAFLFTETYAVLQPEVLVARAHEKIDGQGRLNDKATRNFIRELLESLIGWTLQLRQGAARREAA; this is encoded by the coding sequence ATGCCTTTTGCAACGGATCCCACTCAATCGTTTAAAATTTTTGGCCTTGCCGGGAGCCTTCGGCAGGGTTCTTTTAACCGCGCTCTGCTTCTCGCCGCCGTCGAAGTGGCGCCGAAAGGGGTGGAGATCCGGATCTTTGATGGCCTTGGAGAGATTCCCCCTTTCAACGCCGATGTCGAAGCGGAGGGGGATCCGGAGCCGGTCGTCGCGATGAAATCGGCGATTCGAGAAGCCGATGCGTTGTTGATCGCCACCCCCGAGTACAATTACGGCATTCCCGGGGTTCTCAAAAACGCCATCGATTGGGCCTCGCGTCCGCCGGACGGGTCGGTCCTGCAAGGCAAGCCGGCCGCCATCATGGGGGCGACCCCGGGGATGACCGGGACCGCGCGCGCACAGCTCGCGCTCCGCCAGGCTTTTCTATTTACCGAGACCTATGCCGTCCTGCAGCCGGAGGTGCTGGTCGCCCGCGCGCACGAGAAGATCGACGGCCAGGGGCGCTTGAACGATAAGGCGACGCGTAACTTTATCCGCGAGCTCCTTGAATCCCTGATCGGGTGGACGCTTCAACTACGCCAAGGGGCGGCGCGGCGCGAGGCCGCCTGA
- a CDS encoding NADH-quinone oxidoreductase subunit N — protein MMQPADFTALLPFLIITATSVAVMLLIAVVRSHRWTVGLTTLGLTAAFFSLFISLRVAPRQVTPLLLVDRYALFYIGLIVAGAAAVALFSYDYFEKKEGRREEFYVLLLVATLGAAVLASSSHFASFFLGLETLSIPLFAMNAYLPDRKRPLEAGIKYLILAAVSSAFLLFGMALIYAALGTMSFRRIASLLAGDQPMETILILSGAVLILTGVGFKLSLVPFHLWTPDVYEGAPAPVTAFIATVSKGAMFALLLRAQVAAVNPTLQTAALIPSAAAGDPAAGPIVFLIALIAAASMIAGNFLALLQSNVKRILAYSSIAQMGYILVAFLAAGRFAVETVTFYLVTYFVTTLGAFGVVTLLSHPDREADQIDDYRGLFWRRPLLAGIFTAMLLSLAGLPLTAGFVGKFYLVAAGAASALWTLVFILVITSGISVFYYLRVIVALFANAEPAAPIASISFLGRGLIIVLAGLLIWLGTYPTPLIRIVQAMAAGVG, from the coding sequence ATGATGCAGCCCGCCGACTTCACCGCGCTGCTCCCGTTCTTAATCATCACCGCGACCTCCGTGGCCGTCATGCTCCTGATCGCCGTCGTCCGGAGCCATCGGTGGACGGTCGGGCTGACGACCCTCGGGCTGACCGCCGCCTTCTTCTCACTCTTCATCAGCCTCCGGGTCGCCCCCCGGCAGGTCACGCCGCTTCTTCTGGTCGACCGGTACGCCCTCTTCTACATCGGCCTGATTGTCGCGGGGGCCGCCGCCGTGGCCCTTTTCTCCTACGATTACTTCGAAAAAAAAGAGGGACGCCGCGAAGAGTTCTATGTTCTCCTCCTGGTGGCGACCCTCGGGGCGGCGGTCCTGGCGTCGAGCAGCCACTTCGCTTCGTTCTTTCTCGGGCTGGAAACGCTCAGCATCCCCCTCTTCGCGATGAATGCCTACCTCCCCGACCGAAAACGGCCGCTCGAGGCCGGAATCAAGTATCTCATCCTCGCCGCCGTCTCGAGCGCCTTTCTCCTCTTCGGGATGGCGCTGATCTACGCGGCGCTCGGCACAATGTCGTTCCGCCGGATCGCATCGCTGCTGGCCGGAGATCAACCGATGGAGACGATCCTGATCTTGTCGGGAGCGGTGCTGATCCTAACCGGCGTCGGCTTCAAGCTCTCCCTGGTCCCATTTCACCTCTGGACCCCCGACGTCTACGAAGGGGCCCCCGCGCCGGTCACCGCGTTCATCGCGACCGTCTCGAAGGGAGCGATGTTCGCCCTCCTGCTGCGCGCGCAAGTCGCCGCGGTAAATCCCACACTCCAAACGGCCGCGCTTATTCCAAGCGCCGCAGCCGGGGATCCCGCGGCCGGGCCGATCGTCTTCCTGATCGCGCTGATCGCCGCCGCCTCGATGATCGCCGGAAATTTCCTGGCGCTCCTTCAAAGCAACGTCAAACGGATTCTGGCTTACTCCTCGATCGCGCAGATGGGGTATATCCTGGTCGCTTTTCTGGCGGCGGGACGGTTCGCCGTCGAGACGGTCACGTTTTACCTGGTCACTTATTTTGTCACGACGCTGGGGGCGTTCGGCGTGGTGACCCTGCTCTCCCATCCAGACCGCGAGGCCGACCAGATCGACGATTACCGCGGCCTCTTCTGGCGCCGGCCCCTTCTGGCGGGGATCTTCACCGCAATGCTGCTTTCTCTGGCGGGGCTGCCGCTCACGGCCGGCTTCGTCGGAAAATTCTATCTGGTTGCGGCGGGGGCCGCTTCGGCCCTTTGGACCTTGGTCTTCATCCTGGTCATCACCAGCGGGATCAGCGTCTTTTATTACCTCCGGGTGATCGTCGCGCTCTTTGCAAACGCAGAGCCGGCAGCGCCGATTGCATCTATTTCCTTTTTAGGAAGGGGGCTGATCATTGTCTTGGCAGGATTGCTAATCTGGCTGGGGACCTATCCGACGCCGCTCATCCGAATTGTCCAGGCGATGGCGGCGGGGGTGGGATAA
- a CDS encoding PilZ domain-containing protein, whose product MQDRRKSPRIPIVSIARLTLEGMGREKSVLVRDISTHGVGIYTEEAYQQGDLVVIHLVLTGDRSETITESVAGEVAWVTPLPDGAHYAVGIRFENMEVERPKLYAYVKHLERINPGVDPKASA is encoded by the coding sequence ATGCAGGATCGAAGAAAGTCCCCCAGAATTCCGATTGTTTCCATCGCCCGCCTGACGCTCGAAGGGATGGGAAGGGAGAAGTCCGTTTTGGTCCGGGATATCTCCACCCACGGCGTCGGAATCTACACCGAGGAAGCATACCAGCAAGGAGATCTCGTGGTGATCCATCTTGTTCTGACCGGAGATCGGTCCGAGACGATCACCGAATCGGTGGCGGGCGAAGTGGCCTGGGTCACCCCCCTTCCGGACGGAGCCCACTATGCGGTCGGTATCCGCTTTGAGAACATGGAAGTGGAAAGGCCTAAGCTCTATGCATATGTGAAGCATCTTGAGCGGATCAACCCCGGGGTGGACCCAAAAGCGTCCGCCTGA
- the nuoM gene encoding NADH-quinone oxidoreductase subunit M has product MILVWLILIPLIGGLLAWAFGRDGKNTSRWISLIAVGLGFILSIVLWVRNAGRVMTFSAERPVAWLEEINLPWIPRFGITFHLAMDGLSLLLIVLTFFLGILSVLASWREIQERVGFFHFNLLWVLSGIVGVFLAVDLFLFYFAWELMLIPMTFLIAIWGHERRIYAAIKFFIFTHIGGLLMLIAILALYLIHGRATGNYSFAYEDLLNTPLRPETARWIMLGFFASFAVKLPMFPFHTWLPDAHTEAPTAGSVILAGLLLKTGAYGLLRFIFPLFPQAAREVAPYVMTLGVIGIIYGAFLAFSQTDLKRLVAYTSVSHLGFVLLGVFSWNALGIQGAVMEMLAHGISTGALFILVGQIQERTHTREIDRMGGLWSTMPRWSGVGFLFTMAAIGLPGLGNFIAEVLVLLGTYRVSVALTVWAAVGILVGTFYGMRLVQKVFHGPNRNGWTLPDLGTREILILVPLILTIVWLGIYPQPVFETFQATMEALQLAAGQTAVALGRG; this is encoded by the coding sequence ATGATTCTGGTTTGGCTTATTTTAATTCCTTTGATCGGCGGCCTGCTCGCCTGGGCGTTTGGCCGTGACGGGAAAAACACCTCCCGATGGATCTCCCTCATCGCGGTCGGGCTCGGCTTCATTCTCTCAATCGTCCTCTGGGTTCGAAACGCCGGACGGGTGATGACCTTTTCCGCCGAGCGGCCGGTCGCCTGGCTCGAAGAGATCAATCTTCCCTGGATTCCGCGGTTCGGGATCACGTTTCACCTCGCGATGGACGGCTTGAGCCTTTTGCTGATCGTCCTCACCTTCTTCCTCGGCATTCTGTCAGTCCTCGCCTCCTGGCGCGAGATTCAAGAGCGGGTCGGATTTTTCCACTTCAATCTGCTCTGGGTCTTGTCCGGGATCGTCGGCGTTTTCCTCGCGGTCGATCTCTTCCTCTTTTATTTTGCCTGGGAGCTGATGCTGATTCCGATGACCTTCTTGATCGCGATCTGGGGACATGAGCGCCGGATCTACGCCGCCATCAAGTTTTTCATCTTCACCCACATCGGCGGGCTGTTGATGCTGATCGCCATCCTGGCGCTCTACCTGATCCACGGCCGGGCGACCGGCAACTATTCCTTCGCGTATGAGGACCTGCTCAACACCCCTTTGAGGCCGGAAACCGCCCGCTGGATCATGCTCGGGTTTTTTGCCTCCTTCGCCGTGAAGCTCCCGATGTTCCCTTTTCATACCTGGCTGCCCGATGCCCATACGGAGGCCCCGACGGCGGGGAGCGTGATCTTAGCGGGACTGTTGCTGAAGACCGGCGCCTACGGCCTGCTCCGATTCATCTTCCCTCTTTTTCCGCAGGCCGCGCGCGAGGTCGCCCCTTATGTTATGACGCTCGGCGTGATCGGCATCATCTACGGCGCATTTCTCGCCTTTTCGCAAACCGACCTCAAGCGGCTCGTCGCCTACACCAGCGTCAGCCATCTCGGCTTTGTGCTCCTCGGCGTCTTTTCCTGGAATGCGCTCGGGATTCAGGGGGCGGTGATGGAGATGCTCGCGCATGGAATCAGTACCGGGGCGCTCTTTATTTTGGTCGGGCAAATTCAGGAGCGGACCCATACCCGCGAGATCGACCGGATGGGGGGGCTCTGGTCGACGATGCCGCGGTGGAGCGGGGTCGGCTTTCTCTTCACGATGGCGGCGATCGGTCTTCCGGGCCTCGGGAACTTTATCGCCGAGGTCTTGGTGCTGCTGGGGACCTACCGGGTCAGCGTGGCGCTGACCGTCTGGGCGGCGGTCGGGATTTTGGTCGGCACCTTCTACGGAATGCGCCTGGTACAGAAGGTCTTCCACGGGCCGAACCGCAACGGCTGGACCCTCCCCGACCTCGGAACGCGGGAGATCCTGATCCTTGTCCCCCTGATTCTCACCATCGTCTGGCTCGGAATCTATCCCCAGCCGGTCTTCGAGACCTTTCAGGCGACGATGGAGGCGCTTCAGCTTGCCGCCGGTCAAACCGCCGTCGCTTTAGGGAGAGGATGA